Proteins from one Belonocnema kinseyi isolate 2016_QV_RU_SX_M_011 chromosome 8, B_treatae_v1, whole genome shotgun sequence genomic window:
- the LOC117177999 gene encoding mediator of RNA polymerase II transcription subunit 4: MAANKSTREELLSLIDDIELIAKEMIENTLAQKNAKMSSAEHAQLTELLVAKDKELKETLKKASEQAKINLKMEAVKAEVERQDQEIQQLQRQLKDAEQILATAIYQAKQKLQSISRANKRPVSSEELIKFAHRISASNAVCAPLTWQQGDPRRPYPTDIEMRLGYLGRLGDLPMNGQLMGSHPGISADLHRQGHPAEPPVSQANQFAWHPSGEIHMTMGGQGSVAMNTVKQETEDVEVMSTDSSSSSSSDSQ, from the exons ATGGCAGCGAATAAAAGTACTCGAGAGGAACTCTTGTCTTTGATAGACGATATCGAATTAATTGCAAA AGAAATGATAGAAAATACTTTAGCCCAGAAAAACGCAAAGATGTCGAGTGCCGAGCACGCTCAGTTGACCGAATTATTAGTTGCCAAAGACAAAGAATTGAAGGAAACATTGAAGAAGGCGTCAGAGcaggcaaaaataaatttaaaaatggaagcaGTGAAGGCTGAAGTCGAGAGACAGGATCAGGAAATTCAACAACTGCAACGTCAGCTCAAAGATGCCGAGCAAATATTAGCCACTGCCATTTATCAAGCGAAACAAAAATTGCAGTCAATTTCTAGAGCGAATAAACGTCCCGTATCTTCcgaagaattaattaaattcgctCACAGAATCAGCGCTTCTAATGCCGTTTGCGCTCCTCTAACTTGGCAACAAGGAGATCCTCGCAGACCTTATCCAACTg aTATCGAAATGAGATTAGGATACTTAGGACGGTTGGGCGACCTTCCGATGAATGGACAATTAATGGGTTCGCATCCAGGCATTTCTGCCGATTTACATAGACAAGGACACCCTGCAG aaCCTCCAGTCTCGCAAGCAAATCAATTCGCATGGCATCCTTCGGGCGAAATCCACATGACAATGGGCGGCCAAGGAAGTGTCGCTATGAACACCGTCAAACAAGAAACTGAAGACGTGGAAGTTATGTCCACGGATTCTTCAAGTAGCTCTTCCAGTGATTCTCAGTGA